In Mastigocladopsis repens PCC 10914, a single window of DNA contains:
- a CDS encoding metallothionein: protein MTSVTQMKCACEPCLCIVSLEDAIQKDDKYYCSEACAEGHQTMKGCGHNGCGC, encoded by the coding sequence ATGACCAGCGTAACCCAGATGAAATGTGCGTGTGAACCTTGCTTATGTATTGTTTCCTTAGAGGACGCTATTCAAAAAGACGATAAATACTACTGCTCAGAAGCTTGTGCTGAAGGGCATCAAACCATGAAAGGCTGCGGTCACAACGGTTGTGGCTGTTAA
- the hemL gene encoding glutamate-1-semialdehyde 2,1-aminomutase codes for MVNTTIKTTKSQEIFAAAQNLMPGGVSSPVRAFKSVGGQPIVFDRVKGAYIWDVDGNQYIDYVGTWGPAICGHTHPEVITALHEALEKGTSFGAPSVLENILAEMVIAAVPSIEMVRFVNSGTEACMAVLRLMRAFTGRDKIIKFEGCYHGHADMFLVKAGSGVATLGLPDSPGVPKSATSHTLTAPFNDLEAVKELFEENSDQIAGVILEPVVGNAGFIPPDAGFLEGLRELTQEHGALLVFDEVMTGFRIAYGGAQEKFGVTPDLTTLGKIIGGGLPVGAYGGRRDIMSMVAPAGPVYQAGTLSGNPLAMTAGIKTLELLQKQGTYEYLDSITKKLAEGLLQIAHQTGHAACGGQISGMFGLFFTNGPVHNYEDAKKSDTAKFGRFHRGMLERGIYLAPSQFEAGFTSIAHTEEDIERTLTAARDVMSTL; via the coding sequence TTGGTAAATACAACGATTAAAACTACAAAATCACAAGAAATCTTTGCTGCTGCCCAAAACCTCATGCCAGGAGGGGTCAGTTCCCCCGTCCGAGCCTTCAAATCCGTGGGTGGACAACCTATCGTTTTTGACCGAGTCAAAGGCGCGTATATTTGGGATGTAGATGGCAACCAGTATATTGACTATGTGGGAACTTGGGGACCAGCCATTTGTGGTCATACTCATCCTGAAGTTATCACGGCACTACATGAAGCCTTGGAAAAAGGGACTAGCTTCGGTGCGCCCAGCGTGCTAGAAAATATACTGGCAGAAATGGTCATCGCTGCCGTCCCCAGCATCGAAATGGTAAGATTTGTTAACTCCGGTACTGAAGCTTGTATGGCAGTGCTGCGTTTGATGCGAGCTTTCACCGGACGCGATAAGATTATCAAGTTTGAGGGCTGTTACCACGGTCACGCCGATATGTTCTTAGTCAAGGCTGGCTCTGGTGTAGCCACGCTGGGTTTACCTGACTCTCCTGGCGTTCCCAAATCAGCTACCAGTCATACCCTGACTGCTCCTTTCAATGACCTAGAAGCTGTCAAGGAACTGTTTGAGGAAAACTCCGACCAAATTGCGGGTGTTATTCTAGAGCCAGTTGTTGGCAATGCTGGGTTTATTCCTCCCGATGCAGGTTTCCTAGAAGGTCTACGAGAGCTGACCCAGGAGCATGGGGCGTTATTAGTGTTTGACGAGGTAATGACGGGCTTCCGCATTGCCTATGGCGGCGCACAGGAGAAGTTTGGCGTCACCCCCGACCTAACAACTTTAGGCAAGATTATCGGCGGTGGTCTACCAGTAGGAGCCTATGGTGGTCGTCGCGATATCATGTCAATGGTTGCTCCCGCAGGTCCGGTGTATCAAGCTGGGACTCTTTCTGGTAATCCTTTAGCAATGACTGCCGGAATTAAAACGTTGGAATTGCTGCAAAAACAAGGAACATACGAGTACTTAGACAGCATTACCAAGAAGCTAGCAGAGGGTTTGCTACAAATTGCTCACCAAACAGGTCACGCGGCTTGCGGCGGTCAAATCAGTGGGATGTTTGGTCTATTCTTCACGAATGGACCAGTCCATAACTACGAGGATGCCAAAAAGTCGGATACCGCTAAGTTCGGGCGGTTCCATCGCGGTATGTTGGAGCGAGGCATTTACCTAGCACCATCTCAATTTGAGGCAGGGTTTACTTCCATTGCCCACACAGAAGAAGATATTGAGCGGACGCTAACAGCCGCACGGGATGTGATGTCTACTCTGTAA